ATTGAGAATCggatattattttttacaaaaaaacaaaCCAATCAGCGAAATTAAAAGTTAGGGCAAGCTGATAATAGTTATTGGCATGTGATCAATTAGTGCTTGATGGGTTGACTGTTGATTTGCACTCTATGATTTGCAATTTTAGCTAACTTGATCGTTCTTTTGCGGCTGCTTGCGTCAGGTTGTGGAAGTTTCCACCTCCAAGACGGGGAAGCACGGTCATGCTAAGTGTCACTTCGTTGGGATCGATATCTTCACTGGCAAGAAGTTGGAAGATATTGTTCCCTCCTCCCATAACTGTGATGTATGATATATGAACAAACCTATCGTTTATGGTCATTCTCGGTTttaatgtttaatctgtcaatgTAAATGTTCGGCATTACTAAATGATGCTTTCTGTTTTAACAGGTTCCGCATGTCAATCGTACTGACTACCAATTGATTGACATTTCTGAGGATGGATTTGTAAGTTCTTTTGCTTCACTTTTGCTTGATGTGTGTGTGTGCTTGTGTGTGTTTCTTCTGattagttaaattaaatgtttcAGGTGAGTTTGCTGACTGAGAGTGGTGACACTAAGGACGATCTGAGGCTCCCAACTGATGAGAACTTGTTGAAACAGGTCATTTAACTGTcaaattttcatcatcttatgTTTTGACTAATTACTCTTTAGCCAGTGAGAAGTcctttatgttatttaatttaatgatatttgaGTTGCAATGCTGGATGCTTGTGTGGAGCAATTTGGCCCCTTCGGCCAAATTACCCTTGCGCACATTGCAGCCTCTTCTTTAAAGAAGAAAACAAGTGAAACTTGTGCTCAAGAGGGGTTTatgttttgttttctattttgatCCTGTCCTCTTGGCTTGAGAATCCTAATTGTATGGGGGGAATATGGTTGTTTTCACATGTTTAAAGCAGTTACATTCGATGCTACACAGCACTGCATTGCTCATTTTTTATATGCTAAAACCAAGACCATTTCCATATCATCATGATTAATTGATGATTGTTATAATTTGGTTTCATGAGGACTTGCTGACAATAATGGTATCATTTCTTGATTGCAGATCAAGGATGGGTTTGGTGAGGGAAAAGACCTGGTGGTGTCTGTTATGTCGGCTATGGGAGAGGAGCAGATCTGTGCTCTCAAGGACATCGGTCCGAAATAGTTTGAGATTTGATGATTCtaagtatgttattacaaatCTTAAATGGAATTATTTTTATAAGTGGCTTTTAATATCTTGCCTTTCCAAGACTTGGGGTAGGGTATAAATGTTGTTTGAATGGGTTTCTTTTGTTTGGTTTGGATGCTAAagataaaaggaaaaaaacacCTTTACTAGTTTCTTGTTGTGCCATGGTTAACTGATTTTATCTTTTCAAGGCCTTCTTCTTTGTTGATATTTTTGAATGGCTGAGTCACATATCTCTCTGCCAATTTGGttgtcaatttaaatttaaatatatttaaattatatagcTTTTTTGTATAGAAGTATAATATCTGTTATGGCCCAATTCAGCCCGGGGcccataaataaataatcaaaataaacagTTTCAAACCATGGCCCAAAATGCGGGCGGCCCAAtacaaaattgaaacccaaactAACCCAACATACCAATCCCATAGCCCAAAAGCTAAAACAATTTTCAGCCAAACCCTAAGCAGACTGCCCTAGCGCCGCAGCCAATAGCGCCCCTCCTCCGAGTCGTGCGCCACTCCACCTTCACGTCAGAGTCCACACCCACCAAGcacctgcaaacaagcaaaagAGGTTGtaaaatcggctataaagccaaatTGAATCAAATGTAAAAGGGAGGTTTTTTTTTCCCGAATTTTTTTACTCATACAACAGCAGAGAATATACGAAAACGAGCCTTATCAATAAAAGTCAGATTAAAGATTCAAGaggtttttttcccttctttctttctctttttcgcttgtttctttttgttttctttctgcaaattgttttttaaaagaaaaaagtcaAAGGAAAGGAGACTTACCTAGTATATCTCGTGGTCCGGGGCCAGAGGTGGAGGCGTTGAGGCGCCGATGACCCTCCTATGTGGCTCCCCAAAGCAAAAACCCTAGCAGAAGGATAGGagagcctttttttttttttttttaaaaaaggagcTGAATGGCCTAAGGGAATTTTGCCCACAAATTGAAAATTTGTACGGCAGTTTAAATGGTCCAGATCCGCACCTTTTCCCCCCTAATGGTCTATTTTCGCGACCAGTCCCTTTCCTCTGCCCCTGCGTACAATTAAgccttgttttcttttctttgaatgcTTTCAAATTATCCCTAAAATTTGTGCGAACACCCATTGCAGTCCGTGCCAAATTGAACCGTTCTGAGGTTTGGTTTATTTGTTTTTTTGAGCCCTGTTGATTATTGCTCCTCGCATTTTAGTCTTAacatttttttggggtttataaattatcctttgatttttttttccaaattaagtCTGAATTCATATTTTATATCCTTCATAGATTATGTACTATTCTTATTTTCCCGTATATTATTTTAACATGTTATTTTGTACCATTTTAATTAATCGTACATTGTTAAGTTTTTGCTatctttcgatttttttttaacattaattggTTATACGATATattgatttcaaaattttctcttatagcactatactttaaaattttacacGTTATTTCTTTTAatccataaatatataattacacaTGTTCGTTTATTCCaaactttttttatatacaatTCCATTTAATGCATATTGCTTATTTAAATTGACGCATGTACTTTTGTATTACCCTTTTTGTATATACATTGTTTACTTTAAAGCTTCATTTATATATCATTACTTTATatattatcatcattttcatctTCTTGGACTATTCCAAATTTCAATGTAAATTGTTTGTTTCATATTTCTAAATACCATTTCCTTATATCATTTGTCCGTTTATATGCTTTAACAAGCTCACCACATATTATTTGTGTTAATTTATTTGGTATTTGCTCTTAATTCATTGGTCCTCAAATGTTGGTGTTACTATTGGTATAATGCATGATATGTCTTCATTGCATGGACTCAAATTCGTTCTTTTCAAATCTTATATTATGGCTGctcatttttataatattctattCACGTTCCATGCTTGGAACTTTGTTTTTACATTATCGCATCGTGACTCAAATTTCAATGTTCCAACCAAATAAGTATATTTTGACTTAGCTTTTATCATTGTTAATTGGAACCCTCTCAACTTAAGGAATTGTTTCGTGTTTAGAGGTTCAAGAAATTGTGCCAAATCTTGCTGGGTTTTAATTTTTTCGTTCAACTAAAGTACGTAATATCCTTTGGAAATTTCGTCCatgctttttaaaattaaaatgaggtaatatttcgtatttggGGAGTTTGAGAGATCATGCCCAATCgtgttgggtttcaatttttttttcattcgacTAAAATATGGAatatccctttttttttaattttatccatgTTTTCTTAAACTAAAGCGatgcaatatttcgtgtttggaggtttgagagatcgtgcccaatcgtgctgggtttcgatttttcattcGACTAAGATACGAAATATCCTTTTGTCATTTCATCCATGTGTTCTTAaattaaaatgaggcaatgtttcgcatttgGGAATTCGATAAATCGTGCCCAAttgtgctgggttgcgatttACCGTTTGGCCAAataactaaatatccttttgaaatttcaaatgcatgagttttgaaaattacGAAATGATCTTGGATTGAGGGTTTGAAATATTGTATCTAATCGTGCTGGacatgatattttatttcttttgaacgAGAGAATCTCGACATCTAATTCAAGTTATCCAAACATTTTTGAAAGATTGtatttaaaaatcttttcaagttttcaacaTTAGGACGTTAATTGATCAATAcgataccaattttggacgttacgagggtgctaattctttcttgcgcgtaaccgactcctgaatccGTCTTCTagtttttcgtagaccaaaaacgttgttttaataaaccaaaatgctttattaaaatgaccaaccATAGGGTGAcctgatcacacctaaataaaaatgattggtggcgactccatacctCGTTTAAAAGTTGATCcccgttttttaaaataaaaatggtctcgacaatatcacaagtatttttttttgataaaagtaCAATTTATAATTAGCACGCAATAGAAAAtacaatgaattaaaaatatttgaatctaaCTCGTCTAATAGATTAGAAGTTGAAATATAATCTAAAGTAAACCTTGAAATATAATTCAGgataagaaaattattaaaattatatgtaaatgacatggaaaaatttattaaaatatcatttaaataattgaaaagagaTTATGGATCATGTGGTGAAgagtttataaaataatttttgtgtGAACCGAGGAAATAACTAATAGTAATAGGTCGTTTTTGATCTCCTCTGTAATTTTTGGAAGATCTATTATTGTGAACATGTTTGCACTTTTAGTTTGAAATCCattaattttatttcacaataataaaattcatttataagTGTTGAATGTAATGATAAATCATATTATATATCTATTGagataacataaaataaataaaatttgtgaAGTACATGATGTGCTTTTAAagttaataaatgtaaaaaatctattaacatgaacttttttaaaaacaataaaacaagtgtaTAAAATTTAATGACATTATTAAAAGTATTTAGATTAAGTATAATATTTTTTGACTTGAATGAAATGATGGTTAGTTTGGCACAAGTTTAAAATTGTGTTACCTAAGGTAGTCAGTATTATATTTGTGCGCACACCATTTTTTTATTAGAATTGATACATATTGATCTATTTCACTGTGTTGTTTCAATTTaccaatatttttgaaaaatatttaaatatattaaatgaattaaataattttaaatataaaatattaattaattatataaaatactcataaataaagttcacaaataaaatttcaccatttaacaaaatttaaaataaatatgaaaaaaaaatcccacacattaaacaacaaaattattCACGACAttatttaaaaatctatataaaTCATCTCATACTTATATATGAAGcttttagaattttcttttagcttgtttgttatataatttatttactttttattatttattaattttttactttaaaatataAAGTTGCTATTTACTTTGGttaaagtttaaatttgattaataaaattttttaaagttggtaaaataataataagtttatctatttttaacattattcatACATCGTCCAGTGCACAATGTTTCAACCGGTGCAACCAAAATTGACCGGAATGAGCCGGTGTAACTAGTACAAACCAGAATCTATACCTGTACGAAAAAGAGAAGTGATTGTTCCGATTTATTACTGGAACGTTGCATATTGACCAGTGCAACTAGAACGCATGCGGAACCAActacaaaattaatatttttaagataacctcggaacaatttaaatatttgataTCAGAATTTTCTGGGACAATGTCATTAAAATGTTTATTGCACAGTGGTGATGATCATTCtcccatatatatattttttcaatttttttaatgctCAAATCTTTCTTCCTCAATCATtgtttaaagtatttttttaattgggTCTCTTTTTCACCAAAATAAATGATACATTCAAGTAGAGAAAAGATGATTTTGCTTCCATACTTGTATAATTTGCACCATGAAAGTGAAAAGCTTAAGTAGTTTTGGGTAAGATTTCAACATAAAAAATACCAATTTAAATTGTTAAATCATGTTGCACAATAAATCTTCCAAATAGGAGTACAGGATTAATTTAGTGTTATCAAATTATCATAACTTTAACAATTAAAATAGAGTAATAGAAATTAAGACACGGTTTATGGACATAATAATTGTTGCAAATATCATTCCTTAAGCCACATTAAACCTAAT
The Gossypium hirsutum isolate 1008001.06 chromosome A07, Gossypium_hirsutum_v2.1, whole genome shotgun sequence genome window above contains:
- the LOC107953462 gene encoding eukaryotic translation initiation factor 5A-2, with the protein product MSDDDHHFESKADAGASKTYPQQAGTIRKNGYIVIKGRPCKVVEVSTSKTGKHGHAKCHFVGIDIFTGKKLEDIVPSSHNCDVPHVNRTDYQLIDISEDGFVSLLTESGDTKDDLRLPTDENLLKQIKDGFGEGKDLVVSVMSAMGEEQICALKDIGPK